In one Saimiri boliviensis isolate mSaiBol1 chromosome 21, mSaiBol1.pri, whole genome shotgun sequence genomic region, the following are encoded:
- the APOBEC3C gene encoding DNA dC->dU-editing enzyme APOBEC-3C isoform X1 produces MNPPIRHPMNAMYPGIFYFHFRNLRKAYGRNETWLCFTVEGIMNGSTVSRKSGVFRNQVGSDPSCHAEMCFLSWFRHNMLSPNKDYEVTWYASWSPCPECAGQVAEFLARHRNVRLTIFTARLYYFWNPDFQQGLRRLSQEGASVLIMDYEDFEYCWDNFVYNDGQTFKPWKRLQDNSLSLHITLQEILQ; encoded by the exons ATGAATCCACCCATCAG ACACCCGATGAATGCTATGTATCCAGGCATATTCTACTTCCACTTTAGAAACCTACGGAAAGCCTACGGTCGGAACGAAACCTGGCTGTGCTTCACAGTGGAAGGTATAATGAATGGCTCAACTGTGTCCAGGAAGAGCGGCGTCTTCCGAAACCAG GTGGGTTCTGATCCCTCCTGTCATGCAGAAATGTGCTTCCTCTCATGGTTCCGCCACAACATGCTGTCTCCTAACAAGGACTACGAGGTCACCTGGTACGCCTCTTGGAGCCCTTGCCCAGAGTGTGCAGGGCAGGTGGCCgagttcctggccaggcacaggaACGTGAGGCTCACCATCTTCACTGCCCGCCTCTACTACTTCTGGAATCCAGATTTCCAGCAGGGGCTCCGCAGGCTGAGTCAGGAAGGGGCCTCCGTGCTGATCATGGACTATGAAG attttgaatattGTTGGGATAACTTTGTGTACAATGACGGTCAGACGTTCAAGCCTTGGAAGAGACTGCAAGACAACTCTCTATCCTTGCACATCACGCTGCAGGAGATTCTCCAGTGA
- the APOBEC3C gene encoding DNA dC->dU-editing enzyme APOBEC-3C isoform X2, protein MNPPIRNLRKAYGRNETWLCFTVEGIMNGSTVSRKSGVFRNQVGSDPSCHAEMCFLSWFRHNMLSPNKDYEVTWYASWSPCPECAGQVAEFLARHRNVRLTIFTARLYYFWNPDFQQGLRRLSQEGASVLIMDYEDFEYCWDNFVYNDGQTFKPWKRLQDNSLSLHITLQEILQ, encoded by the exons ATGAATCCACCCATCAG AAACCTACGGAAAGCCTACGGTCGGAACGAAACCTGGCTGTGCTTCACAGTGGAAGGTATAATGAATGGCTCAACTGTGTCCAGGAAGAGCGGCGTCTTCCGAAACCAG GTGGGTTCTGATCCCTCCTGTCATGCAGAAATGTGCTTCCTCTCATGGTTCCGCCACAACATGCTGTCTCCTAACAAGGACTACGAGGTCACCTGGTACGCCTCTTGGAGCCCTTGCCCAGAGTGTGCAGGGCAGGTGGCCgagttcctggccaggcacaggaACGTGAGGCTCACCATCTTCACTGCCCGCCTCTACTACTTCTGGAATCCAGATTTCCAGCAGGGGCTCCGCAGGCTGAGTCAGGAAGGGGCCTCCGTGCTGATCATGGACTATGAAG attttgaatattGTTGGGATAACTTTGTGTACAATGACGGTCAGACGTTCAAGCCTTGGAAGAGACTGCAAGACAACTCTCTATCCTTGCACATCACGCTGCAGGAGATTCTCCAGTGA